The region TTGGTGGAATGATTCGTACTGATGACAAAATGTCCAAGCCAACATTTTTGAAGAATTATATACAGTAGTGTATAGTTAATGTTAAAACTGTTACATAAATGCTGCCTTGCCTGGGTTTGGTGCTCACTTGCACATATTGCTCAGATACTTTGGACCATATTTTTTATTCACATTGTCATTCACTGAATAATTCTAGCCTAGAAAAATGTTTGACATTCAGCAAACTCAGTTCTGATGTAAACAGGATAATATATACAGATGGAAAGAGGAAATGACCTGATTGTTTGGAATTGTATAATAATTAACAGGTTTAAACTGTATTTTCTTACAAGATTAATTTGGCACAGCTGACAAGCAGACTAAGCAAAATAGAAGTTACAAAACAATACAGTTAATTCCAGACCGATGTAAATAAAGAATTCTAAAATATAAAACCACTTCCTTTTCACCTTATCCAAGCATGACACCGAAATACAGAACCTTGATTCAACCATACTGTGTTCTGAAAAAATCTGTTCCACTGATCAGCACAGTAGTCCAAGTCAACCCATTGTCAAAACTGATCTCAAGGCAACACCACCTTTTAGTGTAGTAATGTAAGATTTTAATCTAGGGTCAGTGAAGGGATCCCATGTCAGTGAAGACATCAGATTTCTATCCATTTGTGATCAGATTTTTATATTTGTGATTTACTTGTACAATATTCCAGTTGCTATATCATAATAAAAAGCATGATAGCACTGTTTTCCCATGGGTAGTTGACACCGTCTTTTGGAAAttggaacagagtttgtggcgaGAACTGAAGACAATAACTCTGGTCTTTATAGTGTTTAATTGAGAAAATTTTTCTCACTCAGGACTGGATGTAGGACAGCAGTAGAgagtttgagagctggtggtGAGGTCAAGCTGGGTGTTATTAATGTACATTTGGAGCCTATGTGTTTTCAGAAGCTGTCATTGAGAGGCAGCATGTGGATGAGATAGGAAGGGAtccaggatagatccttgggggaacTCCAAAGGTAACAGTATGGAGTGATAAGAGAACCCATTGCAAGACATTCTCTGATTATGACTGGATAGGTAAGCGTGAGGACAGTCCTACTCAGCTGGATGACAGAGAAGAGGCATTGGAGGAAAATGGTGTGGTCAATTGTGTCAAAgattgcagacaggtcaagaagggtgAGGAGTGATTGTTTACCCAAATACCTGATTGGAGATGTTCAAACATGGAGTTGCGAGGAACATGgacacagatttgggaggtgacaatacGTTTAAGGACTTTGGAGCAGATACTGAGGTTGGGAAGGTATTAATAAAGTTGGGGGTGGTTAATTTGCTAATAATTTGAGAAAATTTCAACATACAGCACTTTGAATTGTCAGAAGGGAAATGTCATTCAGGTTTTCTTGATGTCAATGTCTGGACAAATGTCAAAAAAGACATAATTATTTTGCCTCTTTGTTGTCTGTTAGCAAAGGCTTTAACACTGAAATATTTGCCAACTATTGTGTGATCGAAATAGCCGTTTTCCCATGTGTGTCTCAAGCACCTGgggacattttgctacattaaagaaaGACTTTTGTTCatagagcacctttcacaacctcataaAGTTCCAAAGAACTtaacagtcaatgaaatactttttgaagtgtgttCACTGTTATAATTTAGGAAATGTAGCAACTAATTTGCGAACTGCAAGCTTCTGCATGCAGCAAtgcataatgaccagataatctgttttagtgatgttgaatgaacaataaatattgatcaggatacCAGGTATAGCtctccagctcttcttcaaaatagtgccatggaatcgtTTACCACCAGAGAACGCAGaggggaccttggtttaatgtctcatctgagagATGttggcacctctaacagtgcagcactccctcagtactgcactgagggtGTCAGCCTAGACCTTTGTGCTCAGGTCTGTGGAGTTGGCttaaatccacaaccttctgactcagatgcaaaagtgctacccactgaaccatagCTGACACAGTAAGGCACTCTGTAAATGCCAGTCATTGTTGTTGCATTAACGGAAAACCTGAAAAAGTCAACGTTCAATTAAAATTTTCATTTCACCTTAATAAAAAAGGAAGCCATCTTAAAACttcaaatttacaaatggattatTTCCTTTGTTCAGTATAAAGGCTCCCACCTACTGCTTATCTTCAGAGTTGGCCAAGGCTCCAAAGCAGAAGTTCCCGTCATCCTGGTGTTAATTGGTGAGGTGAATCTCCTGTTCGGGAGATAGTGCCTGGTGAATGAGCTAAATCTGGGAAACCGTAAATAAGAACCTTGGATGATCACATTGATCTTGATTTAAACTGAATGCAACCTCCGCAGGGGGCTATAATACACATGAAGCGTAAGCACTCCAGGTAACCTAAAGAATAATGACCAATGATAGAAAATTTAAGGTGCACATTTTAAGCAAACTTATACTGTATTGGAAACAAATATAATTTGTAAAACCAATTTGCACTGACACTTTGTGAATGGTGCTGCAGCTTTAATGTGACCCTCTTTGCTTGTTTTTTGCAAGTACTTCATATGCTGCCTGGATCTCAAGGAATTGACGTTCTGCTTCATCTAAGTTGTGTCTGTTGTGGTCAGGATGCCAGCGTTTCACCAGCTCTCTGTAGCTTTTGTTGATTTCTTCCAAGGTCGCTTCCTCATGTAATCCCAACACCtgaaattgttttaaaaattatgaatATTCATTTACAAATATGTAACTCAGCAAGGCCTGTATGCAGCCTAAGCTGTGCTATTTCATTACTTACAATTACCTTGTGTCCCCTACAAAACCAGGGAGGATCTgatcaaagataaaagcaaaataccgcggatgctggaaatctgaaacaaaaacaaaaaatgctggaaaaactcagcagatctgacagcatttgtggagagagaaaaacaaagttaacgttttgagtccatatgacccttcttcagagctgatgaagagtcaaacggactcgaaacgttaactttgtttttttctctccacagatgcagtcagacctgctgaatttttccagcaggATCTGATCTATCCAGGATTAGGAAAATGGCATCACATATACTTCATGCCTTTTCTTAACTTCAACAAGAAGATGCCAGATTTTTCATCTAGGGACACCTCCAGGAGAGGGTAGTTgaaattccttttttaaaaaagaataacAATGGAAGAATGTTTGGTTCTCCTCTCGACACCCACATTCGAACCACATGGGCACTGCCAGCCACTGCTTCCATAGACCCCCCCCAGATCATCGCTGCTACCCAGTCCCCCAAAAAGGGCTTGTGCCTTTTCTGAATCCCAGCTTCTGCTCACTGCCCACTCTGTCCAATTACCACTCTCCACCTGATCTGATCActatttcccccccaccctcgccaACACCTTGAGGTTCCCTTAAATTATTTACCTGATGGCAGTTGCTGGCATTGCAGGAGCCTGATCCCCATCTCCCCAGCTCCATAGTAATGAGGCTGAAGGCCAAGTATCATGTGCACCTCAGGCTTATCCATTCAGGTGTGCTCAAATTTCTAGGCTTTGGTATGAAGACAGTGAGAATGTTGGGGAAAACAAAGAGCAgatagagaagtggaggaggataCTGAAATCTGGATTAAATAGAATTATCTGTTTGTAATTACCTCATATGCTAACCTTTTTCTTTCAGTCTTTATGGCGGAGATAGATGCAAATAGTTTttcccactcctgactgtatCCATAGCTTAGTCCAATCCCACCAGTAAACAGCTTCCACGTGTGGTATGGAAGGAGGAATGCAGACTCAATAAGACCACTGAGTATCGGGAATATTCGGACTGAGTCTAGAATAAGGCTGATGGTGTCCGTGATGTATGTAACTGTAACTGTGGTATTGTGGAACACACAGTAAGAGATTGGCATTGTGAAAGCCAGCCAAGCGAGACCTAGTCTGTAGAGTCGCACACTCAGGTTGTCTTTTGTATGATCTGTAGTCTTGTAGTGACGGTGTTGCATTGAAGTAATACTGGCAACAATACTGATGGGTACAGTTGCAATGGGTCTTCCATAGAAAACGGGAGATGTAATGAATGAAGCCATCATTGTTGTCTTTATATTGGAGGTTTCTTCACCCACATTGGCTACAAGGTGAACACCCAGTGTAATTGCAAGTGGCAATGCCATGATGTAGAAACTATTTAATGATGATAGGCTTATAAGAGCAACAATGCCAAAATAAACCCCAACTGCAATTTGGCCAAAAATACGAACAATGCTTATTGATGGTCGTAGATCTCTTTTTCTTTGGATCTTATTGTGATGCATGTTTGCATTTTGCACGTACTTTGGCAGTCGCCAAAATTCCCTCATCCACCCGACTCCAAATCCACCAAATGTCACCATCCATAGTAAGGCATGACTGTCTCTGCCAAGGTAGATGTGATGGAGACCAAAAAGTCCACCAAATGACCAAAGGGCATAAGTGATCAGCAGACTCTTCGCCATCTTCAAGGTCGAAATGAGATACCACCAAGTACTGCTATTGAAACTAGCTGATCACTATGGATCAGGGAGTTTCTATTGCAGTCTCTATTTAATAAGTTAAAAATTCAGTAGATGATTTGATGGATCAGTCCATTATTATTGTTTGGGTTCATGTTTTGAGCATGTCTTTAGCCTAGATTTTCATTTTATATGATctgcagaaagacagagtgaataaaaataagaatttaCCACTGAACTTATGGTAGATCTACATATGTGCATTCCTGATGTCAGGAAATTCTTTAATTGATAATGTCCCAAAATACACAACTTGTTACCAAACATTATTTTTGACCAGACACCCGTGGAACCCATCTCTATGTCTGAGTTTTCAGACCAAACTACTGAGAAATCCACATAGAATTGTTATATGCTCAGGATGAAGCATATACTCTCTTCTACTCTCACGTTTTAGGGGACCCAATTGTTTTGCAGATACTGCTGGAATTCAGTTAGTTAAAATCATACAGGTTACCAGTGCTTGTTAAAATTCCCACTGCTTTTTTAGCCAGGACTGCTTATCTATCAAGGTGTTTGCTTGCAGGGCTATCTGAAGCTAAGTGGGAATAATCCCTGCCTATAGTGATGGATAAACCCCTCCAAGTTCTGTTATTGAGCCAGGCTGGCTGGTTAATCATTAGTTGTTCTCTATAGAGCACTGTAGATCATCTTGGCTAGGTATCAGATTATTGAATCTGCCATAGAGGGTTGTCTTGTTTCTGAACTTTGACTCCAAAG is a window of Carcharodon carcharias isolate sCarCar2 chromosome X, sCarCar2.pri, whole genome shotgun sequence DNA encoding:
- the dnajc22 gene encoding dnaJ homolog subfamily C member 22, which produces MAKSLLITYALWSFGGLFGLHHIYLGRDSHALLWMVTFGGFGVGWMREFWRLPKYVQNANMHHNKIQRKRDLRPSISIVRIFGQIAVGVYFGIVALISLSSLNSFYIMALPLAITLGVHLVANVGEETSNIKTTMMASFITSPVFYGRPIATVPISIVASITSMQHRHYKTTDHTKDNLSVRLYRLGLAWLAFTMPISYCVFHNTTVTVTYITDTISLILDSVRIFPILSGLIESAFLLPYHTWKLFTGGIGLSYGYSQEWEKLFASISAIKTERKRLAYEVLGLHEEATLEEINKSYRELVKRWHPDHNRHNLDEAERQFLEIQAAYEVLAKNKQRGSH